A genomic window from Sulfurospirillum diekertiae includes:
- the fliR gene encoding flagellar biosynthetic protein FliR — MESLVKLFGENQVILCFLLFARLSGLFAFFPFFSHANIPLTIKTSMTFFMVIFLYPLLTPLHVTPTLLNLSLAIVGELLIGFVAGLFLSITLSILQMVGMQISFIMGFTMASVVDPQTSTSIPLLSQLLSFIGLMVILAFNGHHQMLLFIADSLNLLPLGSFYPQTNMLAYLAKAVTGMFIYGFTLSFPVVAFSMLLDAVFGMLMKTMPQFNLLVIGFPIKIAVSFVVLIATLTSMMLIFKKEFLEALNHLTILFVR; from the coding sequence ATGGAATCGCTTGTCAAACTGTTTGGTGAAAATCAAGTGATTCTTTGTTTTCTTCTCTTTGCCCGCTTGAGTGGTCTTTTTGCTTTTTTCCCTTTTTTTTCCCATGCCAATATTCCTCTTACGATTAAAACTTCGATGACTTTTTTTATGGTTATTTTTTTATATCCACTCTTAACGCCTTTACATGTAACGCCAACGTTGCTCAATCTTTCACTGGCCATTGTGGGCGAGCTACTCATAGGTTTTGTAGCAGGACTTTTTTTATCCATAACGCTTTCAATTTTGCAAATGGTTGGCATGCAAATCTCTTTTATTATGGGATTTACAATGGCAAGTGTCGTTGATCCTCAAACAAGTACATCTATTCCTCTTTTATCGCAATTACTCTCTTTTATAGGGTTAATGGTCATTTTAGCGTTTAATGGTCACCACCAAATGCTTTTATTTATTGCTGATTCGCTCAATCTTTTACCGCTTGGAAGTTTCTATCCTCAGACGAATATGCTCGCATATCTTGCTAAGGCTGTAACAGGCATGTTTATCTACGGGTTCACACTCTCTTTCCCTGTTGTCGCTTTTTCTATGCTCTTAGATGCTGTCTTTGGAATGTTGATGAAAACAATGCCACAATTCAACCTTCTTGTTATCGGCTTTCCTATTAAAATTGCTGTTTCGTTTGTTGTGTTGATTGCAACACTTACCTCTATGATGTTGATATTTAAAAAAGAGTTTTTGGAAGCTCTCAATCATTTAACCATTCTTTTTGTCCGTTAA
- a CDS encoding DNA/RNA non-specific endonuclease, protein MNRSHFIASFLSFLIKNPKAFLLALLLGGLSYSYEFFIARDTMVFQGIPKAIENSLHTYTRIFRNRAYMVGYSDLKGNPLWVVYKLTPPFQNVSPLKRPDSFNADWRNMGLITSSDYVNSGYDRGHMAPNHAIALLYGKEAQEETFLMTNITPQKPMLNQKLWQHLEVIELESFAPKFKELWVYTGPLFDFKTTHLKSSRFIEIPDAFYKIYVGIEHSGEIKTLSFIIPQNAKGNDRLEKYLVSIDEVERRSGFDFLYELDDKIENVLEKKIDQSSWF, encoded by the coding sequence GTGAATAGATCACACTTTATTGCTTCTTTTCTTTCTTTTTTAATTAAAAATCCCAAAGCTTTTCTTTTAGCGCTTCTTTTAGGAGGGCTATCATACTCGTATGAGTTTTTTATTGCACGTGATACAATGGTATTTCAAGGCATACCAAAAGCAATAGAAAACTCTTTGCACACATACACGCGAATCTTTCGTAATCGAGCTTATATGGTAGGTTATTCTGATCTAAAAGGAAACCCTTTATGGGTTGTTTATAAGCTCACACCTCCTTTTCAAAATGTATCACCTCTCAAACGACCGGATAGTTTTAATGCGGATTGGCGTAATATGGGATTGATTACATCAAGCGATTATGTCAATAGTGGTTATGATAGAGGTCACATGGCTCCGAATCATGCAATTGCTCTTTTATACGGCAAAGAAGCGCAAGAAGAGACCTTTTTGATGACGAATATTACACCTCAAAAACCAATGCTAAATCAAAAACTCTGGCAACATCTTGAAGTGATTGAGCTAGAATCCTTTGCTCCAAAATTTAAAGAGCTTTGGGTTTATACGGGTCCTCTTTTTGATTTTAAAACCACACACTTAAAAAGTTCTCGTTTTATTGAAATCCCCGATGCCTTTTATAAAATCTATGTGGGGATAGAACACAGTGGAGAGATCAAAACACTTTCGTTTATCATTCCTCAAAATGCAAAGGGAAATGATCGTTTGGAAAAGTATTTGGTGAGTATTGATGAAGTGGAACGCCGTAGTGGATTCGATTTTTTATATGAGTTGGATGATAAAATCGAAAATGTATTGGAAAAAAAGATTGATCAAAGTAGCTGGTTTTAA
- a CDS encoding TonB-dependent receptor domain-containing protein, protein MTYLSKSFDVEDNSFIAALNVKNKTYDVQNRETTNFMNQTRNVGNYNAFDEETTSSILFQDNYKLNDTLILVANAKLDSYDRNAYLQDSTETLLRVGAIYTPTENWGFKSFYTQTALPPSFYNVDYADRTKPNLKSQQYYIYTLEAVYTKGDSKFGINYNHVDMDNFLYLTPVGFINIDRTITTNGLIFDYEYSFSNRDKIKLNYYTSNLSETVNNSTKGGFIKFMGGYQKFDYFTSVIYRNGYEYLNLDIPNSFDMSLGATYHVTKDLSYSIKASNILDKSTKSLYLENFGKTNFALDDNDRSVTLSFRWVF, encoded by the coding sequence TTGACATATCTTTCTAAATCATTTGATGTTGAAGACAATTCATTCATCGCAGCACTCAATGTTAAAAACAAAACCTATGATGTGCAAAACCGTGAAACCACCAATTTCATGAATCAAACACGCAATGTAGGAAACTATAACGCTTTTGATGAAGAGACCACTTCATCGATACTCTTTCAAGACAATTATAAACTAAACGATACACTTATTTTAGTGGCTAATGCAAAACTTGATTCCTATGATCGTAATGCCTACCTACAAGACAGTACAGAGACGCTTTTAAGAGTTGGCGCTATCTATACCCCAACCGAAAATTGGGGATTTAAAAGTTTTTATACCCAAACAGCCCTTCCTCCATCTTTTTACAATGTCGATTATGCCGATAGAACTAAACCCAATCTCAAATCTCAGCAGTATTATATCTATACCCTCGAAGCAGTTTATACTAAAGGAGATTCCAAATTTGGCATTAACTACAATCATGTTGATATGGATAATTTTCTCTATCTTACTCCTGTTGGATTTATCAATATTGACCGTACTATCACCACAAATGGGCTCATCTTTGACTACGAGTATAGCTTTTCCAATAGGGACAAAATCAAACTCAATTACTATACTTCCAATTTGAGTGAGACCGTCAATAACTCAACCAAAGGCGGTTTTATCAAATTTATGGGTGGGTATCAAAAGTTTGATTACTTCACTTCAGTGATCTATCGAAATGGCTATGAATACCTTAATCTTGATATTCCCAATAGCTTTGATATGAGCCTTGGTGCGACCTATCATGTCACAAAAGATTTGAGTTATAGTATTAAAGCAAGCAACATTTTAGATAAATCGACAAAGTCACTGTATTTAGAAAATTTTGGAAAAACCAATTTTGCATTAGATGACAATGATCGAAGTGTCACTCTCTCCTTTAGGTGGGTTTTCTAA
- a CDS encoding DDE-type integrase/transposase/recombinase, producing the protein MEYVNNEKIETLIGCHMNAFAYFGGVPKECLYDNMKTVILSRNDYGKGDHRFNPLFADFAKHCGFSIKVCKPYRAKTKGKVERFNHYLRYNFHNGLRVRLSMKHYTLTLDNANAEVLKWLDNTANKRIHQTTLQMPFELLAQEQLQLLPVPKAYQGIHPKALIESVAKKYSPINSHKDLEKLYIPNRDIQCYDEFIPMVANIILPVGFYGGALWS; encoded by the coding sequence GTGGAATACGTTAATAATGAGAAGATTGAGACCTTGATAGGGTGCCATATGAACGCTTTTGCCTACTTTGGTGGTGTTCCAAAAGAGTGTTTATATGACAATATGAAAACTGTCATATTGTCACGAAATGACTATGGTAAAGGTGATCATAGATTCAATCCCTTGTTTGCTGACTTTGCCAAACACTGTGGATTTAGTATCAAAGTATGCAAACCCTATCGCGCTAAAACCAAAGGAAAAGTTGAGAGATTTAACCATTATCTGCGGTATAACTTTCATAATGGATTACGAGTGAGACTCTCTATGAAACATTACACATTAACGCTTGATAATGCAAATGCGGAAGTTCTAAAATGGTTGGACAATACCGCCAATAAACGCATCCACCAAACGACATTACAGATGCCATTTGAGTTGTTAGCACAGGAGCAGTTACAGCTACTTCCTGTGCCTAAAGCCTATCAAGGAATCCACCCTAAAGCTTTGATTGAAAGTGTAGCTAAAAAATATTCCCCAATCAATTCTCACAAAGACTTGGAAAAATTATATATCCCCAATAGAGACATTCAATGTTACGATGAGTTTATACCCATGGTTGCAAACATCATCCTTCCTGTTGGATTTTATGGTGGTGCATTATGGAGTTAG
- the gmk gene encoding guanylate kinase → MVKGNLLVISGPSGSGKSSLMKEVINEISDSYFSISSTTRAIREGEIDGINYHFISKEDFEKDIDAGFFLEWAKVHDNYYGTSLKPILKELHEGKLVICDIDVQGHKIAREKFGNLITSVFITTPDQKSLKERLIHRGTDSQEIIEKRLANAVSEMTRIREYDYVLINDDFKIALHDMLAIAYASRKKMELMDLGEFISSWANID, encoded by the coding sequence ATGGTAAAAGGCAACCTTCTGGTCATTTCAGGTCCAAGTGGTTCTGGGAAAAGCTCATTGATGAAAGAAGTCATCAATGAAATATCAGATTCATATTTCTCAATTTCAAGTACGACACGGGCTATTCGAGAAGGAGAAATTGATGGAATTAACTATCACTTTATCTCAAAAGAAGATTTTGAAAAAGATATAGACGCAGGATTTTTTTTAGAGTGGGCAAAAGTACATGATAATTACTATGGTACGTCACTCAAACCCATCTTAAAAGAGCTCCACGAAGGTAAGTTGGTGATCTGTGATATTGATGTGCAAGGACATAAAATTGCACGGGAAAAATTTGGTAATTTAATTACGTCTGTTTTTATCACGACTCCCGATCAAAAAAGTCTAAAAGAGCGACTGATTCATCGTGGAACAGACAGTCAGGAAATTATTGAAAAACGTTTAGCCAATGCTGTTTCAGAGATGACGCGGATCAGAGAGTACGATTATGTTTTAATTAATGATGACTTTAAAATAGCGTTACATGACATGTTGGCAATTGCCTATGCTTCACGTAAAAAAATGGAATTGATGGATTTAGGTGAGTTTATCAGTTCATGGGCAAATATTGATTAA
- the tatA gene encoding twin-arginine translocase TatA/TatE family subunit, which yields MGSFSISHWLVILAVVVLLFGAKKIPELAKGVGQGIKDFKKAIKEDEEAKTTVDKVEVKPEAGATPTATTTAAPADEKKSV from the coding sequence ATGGGTTCATTTAGTATTTCACATTGGTTAGTGATTTTAGCAGTCGTTGTTTTATTGTTTGGTGCTAAGAAAATACCAGAGCTAGCTAAAGGCGTAGGTCAAGGTATCAAGGATTTTAAAAAAGCCATTAAAGAAGATGAAGAAGCTAAAACGACCGTTGATAAAGTGGAAGTAAAACCAGAAGCTGGTGCTACTCCAACAGCTACAACAACAGCCGCACCAGCAGATGAAAAAAAGTCTGTATAA
- the argS gene encoding arginine--tRNA ligase, which yields MKKSVIRAIKETLQREFVLEKPTNLSFGHYATPIAFSLAKELKKSPIAIAEEICQKFTIGEIFQEVTPIKGYINFKLSESFLDQYATWAIQNEALFGSDEQNESILLEYVSANPTGPLHIGHARGAVIGDALARIGKHLGYKITTEYYVNDAGNQVDLLGLSLYLSGREHILGFPVEWPEEFYRGEYIIDLAHVASAELGKAIFEDEANIPLLSVWGKDKMLELIKSNLADVGIEFEQFVSEKSLYNKWDESFAKLQKSDKTYTEGGKVWIRSTELGDEKDRVVVREDGRPTYLAGDIIYHDNKFQRGYDSYINIWGADHHGYITRVKAAIHFLGYDEQKLEVILAQMVSLLKGGEPYKMSKRAGNFILMSDVVNEVGSDALRFVFLSKKSDTHLEFDVDVFKQEDSNNPIFYINYAHARINQIFAKAEKTLADVQNVKLENLSEEAQNLLFSALLLPEVLEDTFSSRQVQKLTEYLKSLAAALHKFYNENRVVGSEDEEKFLKLFAVVGLSLRVGLKLIGINAKDKM from the coding sequence TTGAAAAAATCGGTTATTCGTGCTATTAAAGAGACATTGCAAAGAGAGTTTGTTTTAGAAAAACCTACCAATCTTTCTTTTGGTCATTATGCAACTCCTATCGCTTTTTCTCTTGCTAAAGAGTTAAAAAAATCGCCTATTGCTATTGCTGAAGAGATTTGTCAAAAGTTTACTATTGGAGAAATTTTTCAAGAAGTTACTCCAATTAAAGGTTATATCAATTTTAAACTCAGTGAGAGTTTTTTAGATCAATATGCGACATGGGCCATTCAAAATGAGGCACTTTTTGGATCTGATGAGCAAAATGAATCTATTTTATTAGAATATGTGAGTGCAAATCCTACGGGACCTTTACATATTGGTCATGCAAGAGGTGCTGTGATTGGTGATGCATTGGCTCGTATTGGAAAGCATTTAGGGTACAAGATTACCACAGAATACTATGTCAATGATGCAGGTAATCAGGTTGATCTTTTAGGTCTTTCTCTTTATCTCTCCGGACGTGAGCATATTCTAGGTTTTCCAGTAGAGTGGCCAGAAGAGTTTTATCGAGGTGAATATATTATTGACCTCGCCCACGTTGCTTCTGCAGAATTGGGAAAAGCTATTTTTGAAGATGAAGCCAATATTCCATTGCTCTCTGTTTGGGGTAAAGATAAGATGTTGGAGCTCATTAAGTCGAATCTTGCCGATGTTGGTATTGAGTTTGAGCAGTTTGTCAGTGAAAAATCGCTTTATAACAAGTGGGATGAAAGCTTCGCCAAACTTCAAAAAAGTGATAAAACCTATACTGAAGGTGGTAAAGTTTGGATTCGCTCTACTGAACTCGGAGATGAAAAAGATCGCGTTGTTGTTAGAGAAGATGGTAGACCAACTTATTTAGCGGGTGATATTATCTACCATGACAATAAATTTCAACGAGGGTATGATAGCTATATCAATATCTGGGGTGCTGATCACCATGGGTATATTACGCGTGTCAAAGCGGCTATTCATTTTTTAGGCTATGATGAGCAAAAACTTGAAGTGATTTTGGCACAAATGGTTTCACTTTTAAAAGGTGGTGAACCGTATAAAATGAGCAAACGTGCCGGTAATTTTATTTTGATGAGTGATGTGGTGAATGAAGTGGGAAGTGATGCTTTACGTTTTGTATTCCTCAGCAAAAAGTCCGATACTCATCTTGAATTTGATGTGGATGTTTTTAAACAAGAGGACAGTAACAATCCAATTTTTTATATCAACTATGCACATGCGCGAATCAATCAAATTTTTGCTAAAGCAGAAAAGACACTTGCCGACGTACAAAATGTTAAGCTCGAAAATTTAAGTGAAGAGGCTCAAAACCTTCTCTTTAGTGCACTGTTATTGCCAGAAGTTCTTGAAGATACCTTTAGTTCTCGTCAAGTACAAAAACTGACAGAATATCTTAAATCACTTGCTGCCGCTTTACATAAATTTTACAATGAAAATCGCGTTGTAGGTAGTGAGGATGAAGAAAAATTTCTCAAACTCTTTGCTGTTGTAGGACTATCACTGCGTGTTGGGCTCAAACTTATAGGTATTAATGCAAAAGATAAAATGTAA
- a CDS encoding ABC transporter ATP-binding protein, which yields MSLLQVQNISHAFDYLLFENVNFTLEPKESMAILGVSGSGKSTLLHICSTLLHPNHGEVILCDHNIYNDNDDARLKLRRYDVGIIFQSHYLFKGFFANENIELASFISDKKIDNGILERLGIADFMHYRVGDLSGGQQQRVSIARVLAKKPRIIFADEPTGNLDDKTAQEVMNVLFEYIEKENAALLLVTHNQQLAKQCTYMKHLHLDGLKEDA from the coding sequence ATGTCTTTACTACAGGTACAAAATATCTCTCATGCTTTTGATTATCTTTTATTTGAAAATGTTAATTTTACACTAGAACCCAAAGAGTCGATGGCGATTTTAGGGGTAAGTGGTAGTGGCAAGTCAACCTTACTTCATATCTGTTCAACACTGCTTCATCCCAATCACGGTGAAGTGATTTTATGTGATCATAACATTTACAACGATAATGATGACGCAAGATTAAAACTAAGACGTTATGACGTGGGTATCATATTTCAATCACACTATTTATTCAAAGGTTTTTTTGCGAATGAAAATATTGAATTAGCTTCATTTATTAGTGACAAAAAAATTGATAATGGTATTTTAGAGCGTTTAGGAATTGCTGATTTTATGCATTACCGTGTTGGAGATCTCTCGGGTGGACAGCAACAGCGTGTTTCAATTGCTCGTGTATTAGCCAAAAAACCGAGAATTATTTTTGCAGATGAGCCAACAGGAAACTTGGACGATAAAACAGCTCAAGAAGTTATGAATGTTTTGTTTGAGTACATTGAAAAAGAAAATGCTGCATTGCTTCTAGTGACGCATAATCAGCAGTTAGCAAAACAGTGTACATATATGAAACATCTCCATCTGGATGGATTAAAAGAGGACGCATAA
- the istB gene encoding IS21-like element helper ATPase IstB, whose product MELDTSIDELCKELKLSIIGEKYHDIASMAAKENWQYTQFLEEVLRVEVDNRLGRSKNMLTKLAGFPVIKTLEQFDYTFSVGVNRKQIEELSSLIFVKKYENIILLGESGVGKTHLAIALALKAVQHRYKVRFTTISELLSNANRAKKEKKYDSFLKSIASPSVLVIDEIGYFNMSKEEANHFFQIISKRYEKSSTIFTSNLVFSKWVQVFAGDKIVTTAILDRVLHHSHIINIQGDSYRLKEKKQTGVLHSEIYKFEAKSSNIEGQNQEVV is encoded by the coding sequence ATGGAGTTAGATACCTCTATCGATGAGTTATGTAAAGAACTCAAGCTCTCTATCATAGGCGAAAAATATCATGATATTGCCAGTATGGCAGCTAAAGAGAATTGGCAATATACACAGTTCTTGGAGGAGGTATTACGAGTGGAAGTAGATAATAGACTAGGAAGGTCTAAAAATATGTTGACCAAACTCGCAGGATTCCCAGTTATTAAGACATTAGAGCAGTTTGATTACACTTTCTCCGTTGGCGTGAACCGTAAACAGATTGAAGAACTCTCAAGCCTAATATTTGTTAAAAAGTATGAGAACATCATCCTCTTAGGTGAAAGTGGTGTGGGTAAAACACATCTTGCTATTGCGCTAGCACTCAAAGCGGTGCAACATCGCTATAAAGTAAGATTTACCACCATAAGTGAGCTTTTAAGTAATGCAAATAGAGCCAAAAAAGAGAAAAAATATGATAGCTTCTTGAAATCTATCGCCTCTCCATCGGTACTTGTCATTGATGAGATTGGATATTTCAATATGAGCAAAGAAGAAGCCAATCACTTTTTTCAAATTATTTCTAAACGCTATGAAAAAAGCTCTACCATTTTTACTTCAAATCTTGTATTTAGTAAATGGGTTCAAGTCTTTGCAGGAGATAAAATCGTTACAACCGCTATATTAGATCGAGTGTTACATCACTCACATATCATCAATATTCAAGGAGATAGCTACCGACTTAAAGAGAAGAAACAAACAGGAGTTTTACACTCAGAAATCTATAAGTTTGAAGCTAAATCTTCAAACATAGAAGGTCAAAATCAAGAGGTGGTTTAA
- a CDS encoding EAL domain-containing protein — translation MDSDKLFFKYPFYFIFPTFIIATILGLVLFSTANLEQSIEKKLFEISISDVFSITNNSASSIQSLLKESTDYTSDIKLNSALQHKIEESLKTLITPNIKYAYLLYRDSRGVFRFLGDASKHEDKAFIDQKFDADSPEWLDIYAQKKALIIRHSMLQQLSMSYLVPIMYQNNVELILAIDFSIQKVEEINQIIHMIQNGIFAVMAVIFIILFFVIIQAVRFRAVKKTAFIDKLTNVYNRNYLQKYEDFINLNDYILATLDIDYFKKVNDTYGHDAGDKVLKQVADTILLAIRHKDDIVIRYGGEEFLILAKTRRDDHLGALNVIERISHTIQETRFHISSNESIKVTVSIGVNLVPYKSRTFSEAFKLADIALYNAKNKGRNTIDIYDENEYTQNLCLSLNEIKAAIEENRILCYYQAIVDTQTQKLSHYEALLRIIDKNGSIILPEKILPTIRGTFVLRNITKEVLRICYEQLVEKPSIAININLNPHDIIDEAILTLLKSYAKQKNIAHRMGLEIIESEEITHRDDAKNNLLMLKKLGYRILIDDFGSGYSNFIYLTEIKTDFIKIDGTIIQKILDDKISFLLVKNIVSFAKEAHIKVIAEYVSNEMIYDKIKSLGIEYSQGLFFAEPTPSIAS, via the coding sequence ATGGATAGCGACAAGCTCTTTTTTAAATATCCATTCTATTTCATTTTTCCAACGTTTATTATTGCGACCATTTTAGGACTCGTGCTTTTTTCAACAGCCAATCTGGAACAAAGCATTGAAAAAAAGCTATTTGAAATTTCAATTTCTGACGTATTTTCGATTACCAATAACAGTGCTTCATCAATCCAATCTCTCTTAAAAGAGAGTACCGATTATACTTCTGATATCAAACTTAATAGTGCGCTTCAACATAAAATTGAGGAGAGCTTAAAAACCTTAATCACCCCCAATATAAAATATGCCTATCTTTTGTACAGAGACAGCCGAGGTGTATTTAGATTTCTAGGAGATGCTTCTAAGCATGAGGATAAGGCATTTATCGACCAAAAATTTGATGCTGATAGCCCCGAATGGCTTGATATTTATGCCCAGAAAAAAGCTTTGATTATACGGCATTCAATGCTCCAACAACTCTCAATGAGCTACCTTGTTCCCATTATGTATCAAAACAATGTCGAACTTATTTTAGCCATTGATTTTTCCATCCAAAAAGTTGAAGAAATTAACCAAATCATTCATATGATACAAAATGGTATTTTCGCAGTTATGGCAGTTATATTTATTATCTTGTTCTTTGTCATTATTCAAGCAGTACGATTTCGAGCCGTTAAAAAAACTGCTTTTATTGATAAACTCACCAATGTATACAACCGAAATTATCTTCAAAAATATGAAGATTTCATTAATCTCAATGACTATATTTTAGCAACCTTGGATATTGACTACTTTAAAAAAGTCAATGATACTTACGGGCATGATGCCGGTGATAAAGTTTTAAAACAAGTTGCCGACACAATCTTACTCGCTATTCGCCATAAAGATGATATCGTCATACGTTATGGGGGCGAAGAATTTTTAATTTTGGCCAAAACGCGTAGAGATGATCACTTAGGCGCACTGAATGTTATTGAAAGGATTTCTCATACAATTCAAGAAACGAGATTTCATATTTCTTCCAATGAATCGATCAAAGTCACTGTCTCTATTGGGGTTAATTTAGTACCATACAAATCAAGAACCTTCTCTGAAGCCTTTAAGCTAGCCGATATAGCACTCTACAATGCTAAAAATAAAGGTAGAAATACGATCGATATTTACGATGAAAATGAATATACCCAAAATCTATGCCTATCACTCAATGAAATAAAAGCAGCCATTGAAGAAAATAGAATCCTTTGCTACTATCAAGCCATTGTTGACACACAAACACAAAAGTTATCGCACTATGAAGCTTTACTTCGCATTATTGATAAAAATGGCTCCATTATCTTACCTGAAAAAATTCTCCCAACGATCAGAGGAACTTTTGTTCTACGAAACATTACGAAAGAAGTATTACGAATTTGTTATGAACAGTTAGTCGAAAAACCATCTATTGCTATTAATATCAATCTAAATCCTCATGATATTATTGATGAAGCAATCCTTACTCTTTTAAAGAGTTATGCAAAGCAAAAAAATATCGCTCATAGAATGGGATTAGAAATCATAGAGAGCGAAGAGATAACCCATCGAGATGATGCAAAAAACAATCTTTTGATGCTCAAAAAATTGGGATATCGAATTTTGATTGATGATTTTGGCAGTGGCTACTCCAATTTTATCTATCTTACAGAAATTAAAACTGACTTCATTAAAATTGATGGCACTATCATTCAAAAGATTTTGGATGATAAAATCTCATTTTTACTGGTTAAAAACATTGTCTCTTTTGCCAAAGAAGCGCATATAAAAGTTATTGCGGAGTATGTTAGCAATGAGATGATTTATGACAAAATAAAATCTTTAGGAATTGAGTATTCACAAGGTCTCTTTTTCGCTGAACCAACCCCTTCAATAGCCTCCTAA
- a CDS encoding TonB-dependent receptor translates to MKIILLIALSVGLLLADSLDSLLQEYKTTSDNSLQTVNEKIGHVIIYSQKEIRLMQYTKLNDILKELPLLNVNTNQFGLTNYSLIGSKTTTSGFFRFFINDHEISSGYDQSTSLSWSDLPLDFVDHVEIYYGESSFSFGNETGIYFVRIYTKSALKENGSELNGLVTTKGSHSESFTNSSSLENGWSYLMFLNHEQIKYTTLYDGHKLNTNGGKKYLYADVSNETTKINMGYTDVSKNNYAGLALDATPDSG, encoded by the coding sequence ATGAAAATTATTTTATTGATTGCATTAAGTGTCGGTCTACTTTTAGCTGACTCACTCGACTCTTTACTCCAAGAATATAAAACAACTTCCGATAATTCATTGCAAACGGTCAATGAAAAAATTGGACATGTTATTATTTATTCGCAAAAAGAAATTCGATTGATGCAATACACAAAACTCAATGATATTTTAAAAGAACTCCCTCTTCTTAACGTTAATACCAACCAATTTGGCTTGACCAATTACTCTCTGATCGGTTCTAAAACAACCACCAGTGGCTTTTTTAGATTTTTTATTAATGACCATGAAATCAGTTCAGGTTACGATCAATCCACTTCACTCTCTTGGAGCGATTTACCTTTAGATTTTGTTGATCACGTTGAGATTTATTACGGTGAAAGTTCCTTTTCCTTTGGCAATGAAACCGGTATCTATTTTGTACGTATTTACACCAAATCAGCGCTGAAAGAGAATGGCTCTGAACTCAATGGATTGGTCACAACAAAAGGTTCTCATTCAGAAAGTTTTACCAACTCTTCAAGTTTGGAAAATGGTTGGTCTTATTTAATGTTTCTCAACCATGAACAGATTAAATATACAACACTTTACGATGGTCATAAACTTAATACCAATGGCGGTAAGAAATATCTTTATGCCGACGTTAGCAATGAAACGACAAAAATCAACATGGGCTATACGGATGTTTCTAAAAATAATTATGCGGGACTCGCCCTTGATGCTACACCTGATAGTGGATAA
- a CDS encoding helix-turn-helix domain-containing protein, whose amino-acid sequence MLKKGEIKMIKKFLAEGFSKSAIARKLGISRETVRRYANLPDDYIPHINRPPVINSVDPYLPHIAKMLETAEQQKSEIPLTVIYEEIKKLGYDGSLRWLQQVILRYELRARAKLDEPIIRFETKPAQQMQVDWVEFPRIIYPPL is encoded by the coding sequence ATGTTAAAAAAAGGTGAAATTAAAATGATAAAGAAGTTTTTAGCTGAAGGGTTTAGTAAAAGTGCCATTGCTAGAAAGTTAGGTATTTCAAGAGAAACTGTAAGGCGCTATGCCAATCTTCCAGATGATTATATTCCCCATATCAATAGACCTCCTGTGATTAACAGTGTTGATCCTTATTTGCCACATATCGCCAAGATGTTAGAGACGGCAGAGCAGCAGAAAAGTGAAATACCCTTAACCGTCATTTATGAAGAGATTAAGAAGCTTGGATATGATGGAAGTCTAAGGTGGCTTCAACAAGTCATACTAAGATATGAGCTTAGAGCTCGAGCCAAATTAGATGAGCCTATTATACGCTTTGAAACCAAACCAGCCCAGCAGATGCAAGTTGACTGGGTAGAGTTTCCAAGGATAATTTATCCGCCTTTGTAG